The Stratiformator vulcanicus genome has a segment encoding these proteins:
- the thiO gene encoding glycine oxidase ThiO, translating into MAERTDVTIVGGGVIGLTTALELADAGRTVCVIERGDFGQEASWAGAGMLRPANLEQAKTVEQRLRGYSFQMWPGHTARLKERTGIDPCFERCGSLVFGEFEHEAEELAAEGIEATVIDSERIRELVPGADGSISRALEVPAHAQLRNPRLLQSLLAACEGAGVMLKPRTIVTGGKREGDRIVELTTEAGSIASATYVIAAGAWSASLPDPLRVPLPIKPMRGQIALLKTEERSFRPCLHEGDAYLVPRADGRVLIGSTVEDAGFHKINTAKSVAWLLDSAKSLIPSLANAEVERTWAGLRPGSPDGLPFLGKAPEHNNLVLACGHFRWGLEWSPVTAKIIIAIIEGGEPPIDMTGLEVDRPLPREWVRK; encoded by the coding sequence TTGGCGGAGCGTACTGACGTTACGATTGTCGGCGGGGGAGTCATCGGACTCACCACCGCGCTGGAACTGGCCGATGCCGGTCGAACGGTCTGTGTGATTGAACGCGGCGACTTCGGCCAGGAGGCTTCGTGGGCCGGCGCGGGGATGCTTCGTCCCGCCAATCTGGAGCAAGCCAAAACCGTCGAACAGCGGCTTCGCGGTTACAGCTTTCAAATGTGGCCGGGCCATACAGCGCGCCTGAAAGAACGCACCGGCATTGACCCGTGCTTCGAACGGTGCGGGTCGCTCGTGTTCGGCGAGTTCGAACACGAAGCAGAGGAACTAGCCGCCGAAGGAATTGAGGCGACGGTCATCGATTCGGAACGCATTCGGGAACTCGTCCCCGGGGCCGATGGATCAATCAGTCGAGCCCTCGAAGTCCCCGCGCACGCCCAACTGCGCAACCCGCGTTTGTTGCAGTCCCTGCTGGCAGCCTGTGAGGGGGCGGGGGTGATGCTGAAACCTCGCACGATCGTTACCGGCGGCAAACGCGAGGGAGATCGCATCGTTGAACTGACGACTGAGGCCGGATCGATCGCCTCAGCGACTTATGTGATTGCCGCCGGAGCGTGGTCGGCTTCGTTGCCCGATCCACTGCGGGTGCCGCTGCCTATTAAGCCAATGCGGGGACAGATCGCGCTGTTAAAAACAGAGGAGCGGTCGTTCCGGCCCTGTTTGCATGAGGGGGATGCTTACCTCGTGCCGCGGGCCGATGGTCGCGTGCTGATCGGGTCGACGGTGGAGGATGCGGGGTTCCATAAAATTAATACCGCCAAGAGCGTCGCGTGGTTGCTCGACTCGGCGAAGTCTTTAATTCCGTCATTGGCGAACGCGGAAGTCGAACGGACGTGGGCGGGGCTGCGGCCGGGCTCGCCCGACGGGTTGCCATTTCTCGGGAAGGCTCCGGAGCATAACAATCTCGTTCTCGCCTGCGGGCACTTCCGTTGGGGATTGGAATGGTCTCCGGTGACGGCAAAGATCATTATCGCGATCATCGAAGGCGGCGAGCCACCGATCGACATGACGGGCCTCGAAGTCGATCGTCCGCTGCCGAGAGAATGGGTGCGGAAGTGA
- a CDS encoding AHH domain-containing protein, giving the protein MNSHFSRDRYTADPVHEDAAGPVSVTLSLADPTSSGVSYRLKANQTLGHRSDDRFALEDLIEIDAATGELRFLDRPYYSLTDELEIVVEAVIDGAVVSSTTVAIPVIENAADRTQVTDAVFSWELFWHNVGVLPKGGVAKQWYNSHNVELVRKAYLFSSGRLVEKDGNFVRRVDIKRGHDEFEAAIAFVRVVTDYAVLGFAAEANLPTDPGDVEEWIEYRQGLASTSAEITATGAELYISGIAIAGEPIDWALAVSDIVEGDLTAAVAFLPFVTAGGLVVVRRTGIGDEITEVVFQNGREAYEWFRNSRSLRSAMNAMPTGFVAHHVIPAASIQQSEFLLHAVNVKHVDLNAAWNGFALPGSAAARNSWLAAGNQGKFLPIHNSGHPQYRQYVENELEKIQLRWISDNKDWSLSVIRTELFRLRNDLIDRMKNGAFGDRLP; this is encoded by the coding sequence GTGAACTCACACTTCAGCAGAGACCGATATACTGCCGATCCTGTCCACGAAGACGCAGCCGGTCCGGTCTCGGTAACGCTTTCTCTCGCCGATCCAACCAGTAGCGGAGTCTCTTATCGCCTCAAAGCAAACCAGACTTTGGGGCACCGCTCGGACGACCGATTCGCTCTCGAAGACCTGATCGAGATCGACGCAGCAACCGGCGAACTTCGTTTCTTGGATCGCCCTTACTATTCGCTAACCGATGAACTTGAGATTGTTGTCGAGGCAGTCATTGACGGGGCGGTGGTGTCGTCAACGACCGTAGCAATCCCAGTAATTGAGAATGCCGCCGACCGGACCCAAGTGACAGATGCGGTATTTTCTTGGGAGCTCTTCTGGCACAACGTGGGTGTTTTGCCGAAAGGAGGCGTCGCCAAACAGTGGTACAATAGCCACAACGTCGAGTTAGTTCGAAAAGCCTATCTATTCAGCTCTGGACGATTAGTTGAGAAAGATGGAAATTTTGTACGGCGAGTTGACATCAAGCGCGGCCATGATGAGTTTGAGGCGGCGATTGCATTCGTACGTGTGGTTACCGACTATGCGGTACTCGGTTTTGCGGCTGAGGCGAATTTGCCGACGGACCCCGGCGATGTTGAAGAGTGGATTGAGTACCGCCAGGGGCTCGCATCGACCTCCGCGGAGATAACCGCCACTGGTGCTGAACTCTATATTTCAGGAATCGCAATCGCTGGGGAGCCGATTGACTGGGCCTTGGCGGTTAGCGACATTGTCGAAGGGGACCTTACCGCCGCGGTAGCGTTTTTGCCGTTTGTGACTGCCGGTGGATTGGTTGTCGTTCGTCGCACTGGCATCGGCGATGAAATAACTGAGGTCGTCTTTCAGAACGGCCGCGAGGCTTATGAATGGTTCCGAAATTCTCGCTCGTTGCGGTCGGCAATGAATGCGATGCCAACCGGTTTCGTCGCACACCACGTGATTCCGGCAGCGTCGATCCAGCAGTCGGAGTTTCTGCTGCACGCGGTTAATGTGAAACACGTTGACCTGAACGCAGCCTGGAATGGTTTCGCCCTGCCGGGGAGCGCAGCGGCACGAAACAGCTGGCTGGCTGCAGGAAATCAGGGAAAATTCTTACCGATTCATAACAGCGGCCACCCGCAGTACCGCCAATACGTCGAGAATGAACTGGAGAAAATTCAACTCAGATGGATTTCCGACAACAAGGACTGGAGCTTGTCGGTAATTCGAACAGAACTATTCAGACTTCGCAATGACCTGATCGATCGAATGAAGAATGGTGCTTTCGGAGACCGCTTACCCTAA
- a CDS encoding GNAT family N-acetyltransferase: MSDAFHIRPMRRPELDLALQWAANEGWNPGRHDADAFWAADPEGYVVAECNGEMIGTGAIIAYGRKLGAMGLFIVREDARGNGLGRRLWFYRRDLLRSRLDFDASIIMDGVLAMQPFYSSGGFQYSHADTRREGVVNGDPETETEGNIVDLTSLPFVDVLSFDARHFGAKRESFLRVWIDPPHGSAKALIDTDGSIAAMGVIRSCVSGGWKIGPLFATDPLAADVLFRNLVSRAAGETIYLDTPDHNPAAVALADRHGLKPVFTCGRMSYGPKATIPWGQIYGVTTFELG; encoded by the coding sequence ATGAGCGACGCCTTTCACATTCGCCCAATGCGGCGTCCGGAACTTGACCTCGCGCTTCAATGGGCGGCCAACGAGGGTTGGAACCCCGGCAGGCACGACGCCGATGCTTTCTGGGCGGCCGATCCAGAGGGATATGTTGTCGCCGAATGCAACGGCGAGATGATCGGTACCGGAGCGATTATCGCCTACGGGCGCAAGCTGGGAGCGATGGGGCTGTTTATCGTTCGTGAAGACGCCCGAGGAAACGGGCTGGGTCGGCGGCTCTGGTTTTACCGGCGCGATTTGCTGCGGTCCCGACTCGACTTTGACGCTTCGATTATCATGGACGGCGTCCTCGCGATGCAGCCTTTTTATAGTTCCGGGGGCTTTCAATATTCGCACGCCGACACGCGGCGCGAAGGCGTGGTCAACGGCGATCCCGAAACCGAAACCGAAGGCAATATCGTTGACCTGACATCGTTACCGTTTGTGGATGTCTTATCGTTTGATGCCCGGCACTTTGGAGCGAAGCGGGAGTCGTTTCTGCGCGTGTGGATCGACCCGCCGCACGGGTCGGCGAAGGCGCTGATCGATACGGACGGATCGATCGCTGCGATGGGAGTCATTCGAAGTTGCGTCAGCGGCGGCTGGAAGATCGGCCCCCTGTTCGCGACCGATCCGCTCGCCGCCGATGTGCTATTTCGAAACTTAGTTTCGCGGGCCGCCGGGGAGACGATCTATCTCGACACACCCGACCATAACCCAGCCGCCGTCGCCCTCGCCGATCGCCACGGGCTGAAGCCGGTCTTTACCTGCGGTCGCATGTCCTACGGACCGAAGGCGACCATTCCCTGGGGGCAAATCTACGGGGTGACGACGTTCGAACTTGGTTAA
- the glgP gene encoding alpha-glucan family phosphorylase, translating into MSEQLSAYDKLSRLAQNYWWSWQPEIGHIFRSIDPQLWRKTDHNPVKLLKHYPPEKLEPRLRELVLHSSINRYYRKCQEYLASDETWGDTHATLLGHQPVAYFSAEFGLHESLPIYSGGLGVLAGDHLKSASDLGVPLVAVGLFYDEGYFTQSADEEGWQQEHYTRLDVDKLPIEPALDPSGQPITISVKTRTGEIFAKVWLINVGRIRLFLLDTDVEQNAAEDRNLTSRLYSGGSRTRIRQEIMLGIGGLRALTALGIQPSVIHMNEGHSAFAPLEMIRLRMADDGMSFADAMRDTARQGVFTTHTPVEAGHDRFEADLVEEHVGPLADEIGLDTNGLLGLGRLDPQSNDEPFCMTVLAFKLSRRANAVSNLHGVVSRRMWQSLWPWRAEEEIPIGHITNGVHVGSWLSPQMRSIYDRVLPADWYDRSADPEVWSDFDKVTAAELWETHQSLKGRLISFCRDRLKQQRERSGTSPELLEAAADALDPRALTIGFARRFAPYKRADLVMRDLERFKQIVTNSDRPVQLIYAGKAHPRDEMGKKVMQNIIKLSRDPDLIGRIVLIENYDINVTRHMIQGVDVWLNNPRRPLEASGTSGQKVVLNGGLNFSVLDGWWAEGYDGKNGFAIGRGRSHSNNDIQDQRDAESLVDVLTGEIVPLFYERNQDDLPVDWIHMMKRAVRTLGWRFGADRMVMDYVRKSYVPAAGGLSSEMPPVL; encoded by the coding sequence ATGTCTGAACAACTTTCGGCCTACGACAAACTCAGTCGCCTCGCACAAAACTACTGGTGGTCTTGGCAGCCCGAGATCGGCCACATTTTCCGCTCGATCGACCCCCAGTTGTGGCGGAAGACCGACCACAACCCGGTCAAATTGCTCAAGCATTACCCGCCGGAAAAGCTGGAGCCACGGCTTCGCGAACTGGTCCTGCACTCCAGCATCAACCGCTACTACCGCAAATGTCAGGAATATCTCGCCAGCGACGAGACGTGGGGTGACACGCACGCCACGCTGCTGGGACATCAGCCGGTGGCCTATTTCAGTGCGGAGTTCGGCCTGCATGAATCGCTGCCGATTTATTCCGGCGGTCTCGGCGTCCTCGCTGGTGACCATCTCAAGAGCGCCAGCGACCTGGGCGTCCCCCTCGTCGCGGTCGGGCTGTTCTACGACGAAGGCTATTTCACGCAGTCAGCCGATGAAGAGGGCTGGCAGCAGGAACATTACACGCGCCTGGACGTCGACAAGTTGCCGATCGAGCCCGCGCTCGACCCCTCGGGCCAGCCCATCACGATCTCCGTCAAAACGAGAACCGGTGAAATTTTCGCCAAGGTCTGGCTCATTAACGTCGGCCGCATTCGCCTGTTCCTGCTCGACACCGACGTCGAACAGAACGCAGCCGAAGATCGCAACCTGACCAGCCGACTCTACAGCGGCGGCAGCCGGACCCGGATTCGTCAGGAAATCATGCTCGGCATCGGCGGGCTCCGGGCGCTGACGGCGCTCGGGATCCAGCCGAGCGTCATTCACATGAACGAAGGGCACTCCGCGTTCGCCCCGCTCGAAATGATTCGTTTGCGAATGGCTGACGACGGCATGTCGTTCGCCGATGCGATGCGCGATACCGCCCGGCAGGGAGTCTTCACCACGCACACTCCGGTCGAAGCCGGGCACGACCGGTTCGAGGCCGATTTGGTGGAAGAACACGTCGGCCCGCTGGCCGATGAAATCGGGCTTGATACGAACGGACTGCTCGGCCTCGGACGTCTCGACCCGCAGAGCAATGACGAACCGTTCTGCATGACGGTTCTGGCGTTCAAACTTTCTCGTCGAGCCAACGCGGTCTCCAACCTGCACGGCGTCGTCAGCCGTCGGATGTGGCAATCGCTTTGGCCGTGGCGGGCCGAAGAAGAAATTCCGATCGGCCATATCACCAACGGCGTGCACGTGGGTAGTTGGCTCAGCCCGCAGATGCGATCCATCTACGATCGCGTCCTGCCGGCTGACTGGTATGACCGGAGTGCCGATCCGGAAGTTTGGTCCGACTTCGACAAGGTCACCGCGGCTGAGCTTTGGGAGACCCACCAATCGCTTAAGGGGCGTTTAATCAGTTTCTGCCGTGATCGACTCAAGCAGCAGCGAGAACGATCGGGGACGTCGCCCGAATTGCTCGAAGCCGCCGCCGATGCGCTCGACCCGCGAGCGCTCACGATCGGCTTTGCCCGCCGGTTCGCACCCTATAAGCGAGCCGATCTCGTGATGCGAGATTTGGAACGCTTTAAGCAGATCGTCACCAACTCCGATCGCCCGGTGCAATTAATTTATGCCGGTAAGGCCCACCCGCGGGATGAGATGGGCAAGAAGGTGATGCAAAACATCATCAAGCTCAGCCGTGATCCCGACCTGATCGGCCGAATTGTGTTGATCGAGAACTACGACATTAACGTCACGCGGCACATGATTCAGGGCGTCGATGTCTGGCTCAATAATCCCCGCCGTCCACTCGAGGCGTCCGGTACGAGCGGTCAGAAGGTCGTCTTAAACGGCGGTCTTAATTTCTCGGTCCTCGACGGCTGGTGGGCCGAAGGCTACGACGGCAAGAACGGCTTCGCGATCGGTCGCGGTCGCTCTCATTCCAATAACGATATTCAAGATCAAAGAGACGCCGAAAGCCTTGTCGACGTCCTGACGGGCGAAATCGTCCCGCTGTTCTATGAGCGGAATCAGGACGATTTGCCGGTCGATTGGATCCACATGATGAAACGTGCCGTCCGCACCCTCGGTTGGCGATTCGGTGCCGACCGAATGGTGATGGACTATGTTCGAAAGAGCTATGTCCCGGCCGCGGGCGGTCTGTCATCGGAAATGCCGCCGGTCCTTTAA
- a CDS encoding c-type cytochrome domain-containing protein — MRRLTLVTIAVVLTLTAFAPLQAALTREQSREIRTIGRNVGKASSLIRRKEVDEAETLLNDAESKIDQIAKDAELPATHPAVAGIRRAIGIQRNLLARVKASMNPAAEQGPPAAQQGVSFSSDVAPVLTANCTRCHGNGNRGGLKLDTFAGLKAGGQSRQPLVTPGNANGSLIMQRVTRQGRGQMPPNGNRLTAEEVEAISDWINAGAKFDGTDENADFGAMASTGGGTPKEPVKVVIPKPTGNETVSFKEDIAPWMINLCLNCHRGNNPRGGLNLETFENMMRGGDSGIVIHPDKPKEESRLFRLTGGLENPRMPANNQARLTRTNYNNLVKWFEEGNKYDGGDPTTPLRDLVPTAAEKRAMELAKYSPDEFKQHRLEQTEAAWKRSFPDHTANRVETDELLIFGKVPPTRLKELEAAAQSDLDKLREAFGVKQKPMFKGRLAIVVVGDRFDLEEFNLVMEGGRAVPRDVFGHSKVTGDFNDAYVVLLDTGDTAAAGKPDASTTLGTLLTEAVLSRSGNQAPDWATAGAGFAMLNPGQGTENAYLSDMQSLAVEAIKQVARPDDLFKAGQFAPAETKAVSYALGDYLIRAGGANKYATFLSRLSSGVKPEDAAKDVYRVDLTAIGLQFGRTIAQ; from the coding sequence ATGCGACGACTGACCCTTGTGACCATCGCGGTCGTACTGACGCTGACGGCTTTCGCACCGCTGCAGGCGGCGCTAACGCGGGAGCAATCGCGCGAAATTCGCACGATCGGCCGCAATGTCGGCAAAGCGAGTTCGCTGATTCGCCGCAAGGAAGTCGACGAGGCGGAGACGCTGCTGAACGACGCCGAGTCGAAAATCGATCAGATCGCCAAAGATGCGGAGTTGCCGGCGACCCATCCGGCGGTGGCCGGCATCAGACGGGCGATCGGCATTCAGCGAAACCTGCTCGCCCGGGTGAAGGCGTCGATGAACCCGGCGGCGGAACAGGGGCCGCCCGCTGCGCAACAGGGCGTCAGCTTCTCTTCTGACGTCGCCCCCGTCCTCACCGCCAACTGCACCCGCTGCCACGGCAACGGGAATCGCGGCGGCTTGAAGCTCGACACCTTCGCGGGGCTCAAAGCGGGCGGTCAGTCGCGCCAACCGTTGGTCACGCCGGGTAACGCGAACGGCAGCCTGATCATGCAGCGCGTCACGCGTCAGGGGCGCGGGCAGATGCCGCCGAACGGCAACCGGCTGACCGCCGAAGAAGTCGAAGCGATCTCCGATTGGATCAACGCCGGGGCGAAGTTCGACGGGACCGATGAGAACGCCGACTTCGGGGCGATGGCATCGACGGGCGGCGGCACGCCGAAAGAACCGGTCAAAGTCGTGATCCCAAAGCCGACCGGCAATGAGACCGTTTCGTTCAAGGAAGACATCGCGCCTTGGATGATCAATCTCTGTCTGAACTGTCACCGCGGAAATAATCCACGTGGCGGGCTCAATCTGGAGACCTTCGAAAACATGATGCGCGGCGGCGACAGCGGGATCGTGATTCATCCCGATAAGCCGAAAGAGGAGAGCCGCCTGTTCCGTTTGACCGGCGGCTTGGAGAATCCTCGCATGCCGGCCAACAATCAGGCTCGGCTGACGCGAACGAACTACAACAATCTTGTGAAGTGGTTCGAAGAAGGGAACAAATACGACGGCGGTGATCCGACAACGCCGCTGCGTGATCTGGTTCCCACCGCTGCCGAGAAGCGAGCGATGGAACTGGCGAAATACTCGCCGGATGAATTCAAGCAACATCGGCTGGAACAAACCGAGGCGGCTTGGAAGCGATCGTTCCCGGATCACACGGCGAATCGTGTCGAGACCGACGAACTCCTGATATTCGGCAAAGTGCCGCCGACACGGTTGAAGGAGCTGGAAGCCGCGGCTCAGTCTGATCTCGATAAACTTCGCGAGGCGTTCGGCGTTAAGCAGAAGCCGATGTTCAAAGGGCGGTTGGCGATCGTCGTGGTCGGTGACCGATTCGATCTGGAAGAGTTCAATCTGGTGATGGAAGGCGGACGGGCCGTGCCGCGGGATGTGTTCGGGCACTCCAAGGTGACCGGCGACTTCAACGACGCGTACGTCGTGCTGCTCGATACCGGCGACACCGCGGCGGCGGGCAAGCCCGATGCGAGTACGACATTGGGCACGCTGCTGACCGAAGCGGTGCTGTCGCGTAGCGGGAATCAGGCCCCCGATTGGGCGACCGCTGGGGCGGGGTTTGCGATGCTCAATCCGGGGCAGGGGACCGAGAACGCGTACCTCAGCGACATGCAGTCGCTCGCCGTCGAGGCGATCAAACAGGTCGCGCGGCCCGATGATCTGTTCAAAGCCGGGCAGTTCGCGCCGGCCGAGACGAAAGCGGTCAGCTATGCCTTGGGTGATTATCTGATTCGAGCCGGCGGAGCGAACAAGTATGCGACGTTCCTGTCTCGGCTGAGCAGTGGCGTGAAACCGGAAGATGCCGCAAAGGACGTTTATCGGGTCGACCTGACGGCGATCGGGCTGCAGTTCGGCCGGACCATCGCACAATAA
- a CDS encoding SMI1/KNR4 family protein, whose product MDEKSRSALDAKFAQLKSRFGSCYPTAEADEISAFEVKLSAELPPEFRYFLRLLGGGYCPDGIEISSEVEEIQDDAVTVFQSLNAESPSSRLGAFAADFEENKNIIQVLQFADTVGGERLVMDLRRKNYGHIFYSCPDGTWRQIADSFAQFIDQLELT is encoded by the coding sequence TTGGACGAAAAATCCCGCAGCGCGCTGGACGCGAAGTTTGCCCAATTGAAGTCCCGCTTCGGGTCTTGTTATCCGACGGCCGAAGCGGATGAGATCTCTGCCTTTGAAGTTAAGCTGAGCGCCGAACTGCCGCCGGAGTTTCGATATTTCTTGCGATTGCTTGGGGGCGGCTATTGTCCAGACGGGATTGAAATCAGTTCCGAAGTCGAAGAAATTCAAGACGATGCGGTGACCGTATTTCAGTCCCTTAACGCCGAATCGCCTTCATCAAGACTCGGGGCGTTTGCCGCGGACTTCGAGGAAAACAAGAATATAATTCAAGTACTTCAGTTTGCCGATACGGTGGGAGGCGAGCGGCTTGTGATGGACTTACGCCGTAAAAATTACGGCCACATTTTTTATAGCTGCCCGGATGGAACGTGGCGGCAGATTGCCGATTCGTTCGCGCAGTTCATTGATCAGTTGGAATTGACGTAA
- the larE gene encoding ATP-dependent sacrificial sulfur transferase LarE, translating to MASETDFAPLPQTLRAKADRLLNALRRYESVAVAMSAGVDSTVVAKAAALALEDRAVAVTASSASVPRAEIEQAEELARLIGIRHVVLSTNEFDSPLYVANAPDRCFHCKTELYGGIAAAQEQLGFATIVNGANADDLGDHRPGMRAAADLNVQSPLLDCGFHKDDIRALARFWNLPVWDKPASPCLSSRIAYGVEVTPERTHRVERAEAFLKERFNLRELRVRHEAGDLARIEVQPNRIPDLAAPEASQEITRELTSLGFKFVTIDLAGFRSGSLNAVVPVEMLRHHNGA from the coding sequence ATGGCTTCCGAGACCGATTTCGCTCCCCTGCCCCAAACGCTGCGAGCCAAAGCCGATCGGCTGCTCAACGCACTGCGGCGATACGAATCGGTCGCCGTGGCGATGTCGGCCGGGGTCGACAGCACCGTCGTCGCGAAAGCGGCTGCGCTCGCGCTGGAGGACCGAGCCGTCGCGGTGACCGCCTCGAGTGCGAGCGTGCCCCGGGCCGAGATCGAACAGGCGGAAGAACTCGCCCGGCTGATCGGCATCCGCCACGTGGTCCTTAGCACCAACGAATTCGACTCGCCCCTTTACGTCGCCAATGCCCCCGACCGCTGCTTCCACTGCAAGACCGAACTCTACGGCGGCATCGCCGCCGCGCAAGAGCAACTCGGTTTCGCGACGATCGTCAACGGAGCCAACGCCGACGACCTCGGCGACCACCGCCCCGGCATGCGCGCCGCCGCCGATCTCAACGTCCAAAGCCCCCTGCTCGACTGCGGCTTCCACAAAGACGACATCCGGGCTCTCGCCAGGTTCTGGAACCTCCCCGTGTGGGACAAGCCCGCCAGCCCCTGCCTCTCCAGCCGCATCGCCTACGGCGTTGAAGTGACGCCGGAACGAACCCACCGCGTGGAACGAGCCGAAGCATTCTTAAAAGAACGCTTCAATCTCCGCGAACTCCGCGTCCGCCACGAAGCAGGCGACCTCGCCCGAATCGAAGTACAACCCAATCGCATCCCCGACCTCGCCGCGCCCGAGGCCTCGCAGGAGATCACCCGCGAACTGACGAGCCTCGGTTTTAAGTTCGTAACAATCGACCTCGCGGGTTTTCGATCCGGGAGTTTGAATGCGGTGGTGCCGGTGGAGATGTTGCGTCACCACAACGGAGCTTAA